In Vitis vinifera cultivar Pinot Noir 40024 chromosome 17, ASM3070453v1, one genomic interval encodes:
- the LOC100249260 gene encoding uncharacterized protein LOC100249260 isoform X3, which yields MSIPSKLLPLPYCPPNPNTNPKFRFLNPKRPLYCQPKTLQIQCAKRTGKQRYPSEKKKLKLKHKALTHVNDKFQGIWRLSKLGVPLHLDPGKDFLDVSEGLLQEIAKVLKFPVASMLPPEAFLVVRKSFDARKVLKEPKFVYTVEMDVHKLLTLEPRTWDFISRLEPKVGLIEHIEHMRGSSGDLVSITRDYKINKSAESIKGESIYKEGSDDFPGSRRPKVAVVGSGPSGLFACLVLAELGVDVTIIERGQAVEQRGRDIGALMVRRILQLESNFCFGEGGAGTWSDGKLVTRIGRNSGSVLAVMKTLVHFGAPESILVDGKPHLGTDRLIPLLRNFRQHLESLGVTIRFGTKVDDLVVEDANVVGVEVSDSREKSEHNSQKLRYDAVVLAVGHSARDAYQMLLSHNMDLVPKDFAVGLRIEHPQELINSIQYSSLAAEVHKGRGKVPVADYKVVKYLQGEDGDTSFDSGATSRSCYSFCMCPGGQVVLTSTNPSEICINGMSFSRRASRWANAALVATVSSKDFGALNCDGPLAGVEFQREFERRAAMMGGGNFVVPVQTVTDFMENKLSVIG from the exons ATGTCCATTCCCTCCAAGCTCCTTCCTCTCCCCTACTGCCCTCCGAACCCTAATACTAACCCAAAATTCAGATTCCTAAACCCTAAAAGACCCTTATATTGTCAGCCCAAAACCCTCCAAATCCAGTGTGCTAAGAGAACTGGAAAGCAGAGGTACCCATCCGAGAAGAAGAAGCTCAAGCTGAAACACAAAGCCCTCACTCATGTCAATGACAAATTTCAAGGCATTTGGAGGCTTTCCAAGCTTGGTGTTCCACTTCACTTGGACCCCGGAAAGGATTTTCTTGACGTTTCTGAGGGCTTGCTCCAAGAAATTGCCAAAGTTCTCAAATTCCCG GTTGCTTCTATGCTTCCCCCAGAGGCATTCTTGGTTGTAAGGAAGTCTTTTGATGCAAGGAAG GTGCTGAAGGAGCCCAAATTTGTTTATACGGTTGAAATGGATGTCCATAAGCTCCTGACTCTAGAGCCTCGTACATGGGACTTCATTTCTCGTTTGGAGCCTAAAGTTGGGCTCATAGAGCACATAGAGCATATGCGTGGTTCTTCCGGTGATTTGGTCAGTATAACACGTGATTACAAGATCAATAAAAGTGCAGAGTCAATAAAAGGAGAGAGCATTTACAAGGAGGGATCAGATGACTTCCCAGGATCTAGAAGGCCAAAAGTTGCTGTTGTGGGTAGTGGACCATCGGGCTTGTTTGCTTGTCTTGTTCTTGCAGAACTCGGTGTAGATGTTACTATAATAGAAAGAGGTCAAGCAGTTGAGCAAAGGGGGCGTGATATTGGTGCCTTGATGGTTCGTCGGATTTTACAATTGGAAAGCAATTTTTGCTTTGGGGAG GGTGGTGCAGGTACCTGGAGTGATGGAAAGTTGGTGACTAGAATTGGAAGGAATAGTGGCAGTGTTCTGGCG GTTATGAAAACTTTAGTTCACTTTGGAGCTCCAGAAAGTATCTTGGTTGATGGGAAGCCTCATTTGGGAACAGATAGGCTGATTCCATTACTCCGCAACTTTCGACAACATCTAGAAAGCTTGGGT GTTACCATCAGGTTTGGGACTAAAGTTGATGATCTGGTTGTAGAGGATGCTAATGTTGTGGGAGTTGAAGTTTCTGATTCAAGAGAAAAATCAGAGCATAATAGTCAGAAGTTGAGATATGATGCAGTTGTTTTAGCAGTAGGGCATTCTGCACGTGATGCATACCAGATGCTTCTGTCTCATAATATGGATTTGGTCCCAAAAGATTTTGCT GTTGGCTTGCGGATTGAGCATCCTCAGGAACTAATAAACAGCATACAG TATTCAAGCTTGGCTGCTGAGGTTCACAAGGGACGTGGAAAAGTTCCTGTTGCAGATTACAAGGTTGTCAAGTATCTCCAGGGAGAAGATGGAGACACATCCTTTGATTCAGGGGCAACAAGTCGTAGTTGTTATTCCTTCTGCATGTGTCCTGGCGGACAg GTTGTTCTCACTAGTACGAATCCATCAGAAATTTGTATCAATGGCATGTCATTTTCTCGGCGTGCCTCCAGGTGGGCAAATGCAGCACTTGTCGCCACTGTCTCATCAAAGGATTTCGGGGCATTGAATTGTGATGGACCCCTTGCAGGGGTTGAATTTCAG AGGGAATTTGAGCGAAGAGCAGCCATGATGGGAGGCGGAAATTTTGTGGTGCCTGTTCAGACAGTCACAGATTTTATGGAAAACAAATTGTCAG TTATCGGTTAG
- the LOC100250907 gene encoding uncharacterized protein LOC100250907, translated as MASERKPEIFELNNGTMQVKITNYGATITSLSVPDKDGNLADVVLGCDSLEPYLKGDVPYFGCIVGRVANRIKDGKFTLNGIEYQLPINKPPNSLHGGHKGFSKKVWEVAERKEGKTPSITFKYHSHDGEEGYPGDVSVTATYTLTSSTTMRLDMEAVPENKPTPINLAQHTYWNLAGHSSGNILDHSIQIWGSHITPVDQNTVPTGEITPVKATPFDFTTEKKIGTSIHEVGLGYDHNYALDCGEEKEGLKHAAKVKDPSSSRVLNLWTTAPGMQFYTANYVNGVAGKDGAVYGKHSGLCLETQGYPNAINQPNFPSIVVQPGEKYQHTMLFEFSVE; from the exons ATGGCTTCTGAGCGGAAACCAGAGATCTTTGAACTCAACAATGGGACCATGCAGGTCAAGATCACCAACTATGGTGCCACCATCACTTCCTTGTCTGTACCAGACAAAGATG GAAACTTGGCTGATGTTGTTCTTGGGTGCGATTCTCTGGAACCATATCTG AAAGGTGATGTGCCCTATTTTGGGTGCATTGTTGGTAGAGTTGCAAATAGAATCAAAGATGGGAAGTTTACTCTCAATGGGATTGAATACCAATTGCCCATCAACAAGCCCCCAAACAGTCTCCACG GTGGGCACAAGGGCTTTAGCAAGAAGGTCTGGGAGGTGGCTGAAAGGAAAGAAGGCAAAACCCCATCCATCACTTTCAAGTACCATAGTCACGACGGGGAAGAAG GTTACCCAGGAGATGTTTCCGTAACTGCAACTTACACTCTTACTTCGAGCACAACAATGAGGCTTGACATGGAAGCTGTGCCTGAGAACAAGCCCACTCCAATCAACTTAGCTCAACACACATACTGGAACTTAGCAGGCCACAGCTCCGGCAACATACTTGACCACTCCATTCAGATATGGGGATCTCATATCACTCCTGTGGATCAGAACACAGTCCCAACCGGTGAAATCACGCCAGTGAAAGCCACCCCATTTGATTTCACGACTGAGAAGAAGATTGGTACCTCAATCCATGAGGTTGGCCTAGGATACGACCACAACTATGCACTCGACTGCGGTGAGGAGAAAGAGGGCTTGAAACATGCTGCAAAGGTGAAGGACCCATCAAGCTCAAGGGTCCTGAACTTGtggacaactgctccaggcatGCAGTTCTACACTGCAAACTATGTGAATGGAGTTGCTGGAAAAGATGGAGCTGTTTATGGAAAGCATTCAGGGCTCTGCTTGGAGACACAGGGATACCCAAACGCCATTAACCAGCCAAACTTCCCGTCCATCGTCGTCCAGCCAGGGGAGAAGTATCAACACACCATGTTGTTTGAGTTCTCCGTTGAGTGA
- the LOC100259471 gene encoding uncharacterized protein LOC100259471, whose translation MSIEIKLFRPNRIYFPAEPLEGKIILKSPSSISHYGIRLTLDGSVNRQVRGGSAGAIEALYGAVKPIRIVNKSVEIRPAGKIGSGTTEIPFSVILRQQGDDRFYETFHGANISIQYLVTVDVMRGYLYKSLSATMEFIIDSDKANLFEPPVPPEMVIFYITQDTQRHPLLPELRSGGFRVTGKVSSQCSLLDPISGELIVEASAVPIHSIDLQLHRVESILVGEKIVTESSLIQTTQIADGDVCRRVTIPIYVILPRLLTCPTVLAGPFSIEFKISIVITFESELVKLHPKSDPKTPRLWLAMETIPLELIRTK comes from the exons ATGTCAATAGAGATCAAACTTTTCCGACCTAACCGCATCTATTTTCCCGCC GAACCTCTTGAAGGCAAAATCATCCTGAAGTCACCCTCTTCAATTTCTCACTATGGGATTCGCCTCACTCTCGATGGATCCGTCAACCGACAG GTTCGGGGAGGCTCAGCAGGAGCAATTGAGGCCTTGTATGGTGCTGTCAAGCCTATACGCATTGT GAACAAGAGTGTTGAGATTAGACCTGCCGGAAAGATTGGTTCAGGTACAACTGAG ATACCATTTTCTGTAATTCTGAGGCAGCAAGGAGATGATAGATTTTATGAAACCTTCCATGGGGCAAATATCAGCATCCAG TATCTGGTAACTGTAGATGTAATGAGAGGATACCTATATAAATCATTATCTGCTACAATGGAGTTTATAATTGACAGTGATAAAG CTAATCTTTTTGAGCCACCAGTTCCTCCTGAAATGGTTATCTTCTACATCACTCAGGACACACAAAGACATCCACTGCTTCCTGAGTTAAGATCAG GTGGATTTCGAGTGACTGGAAAAGTGTCCTCTCAGTGTTCTTTGTTAGATCCTATCAGCGGTGAGCTAATAGTAGAAGCATCTGCAGTTCCCATTCATTCCATTGATCTTCAACTGCACCGTGTAGAGTCAATTCTTGTTGGAGAGAAGATTGTAACTGAAAGCTCTTTGATTCAGACAACGCAG ATAGCAGATGGAGATGTGTGTCGTAGAGTGACCATTCCAATCTATGTTATTCTTCCTCGTCTTTTGACTTGTCCGACAGTCTTAGCTGG TCCATTTTCAATTGAGTTCAAAATCTCCATCGTCATTACCTTCGAGTCAGAACTGGTGAAACTGCATCCAAAATCCGATCCCAAAACTCCCAGACTCTGG CTGGCAATGGAAACTATACCACTGGAACTGATTCGAACAAAGTGA